In Chryseobacterium sp. C-71, the genomic window ACAATCCCGAGTTTTTTCAGGCTTGGAAAGATAAAAATGGCTTGTAGCTATTTGCATTTGGCTTTTAGCTAAAAATGTTTAATCAAACCAATCAGCAATTAATGAACAAAGAAATTTACATTACAGATTACAACTGTGTCACGCCTTTGGGTTTTGATGTGGAATCAAACTGGAACGCACTTTTGGAAGGAAAATCCGGCGTTGCGTTGCATAAAATTATAGAAAATCAAGAAGCGTTCTTTGTTTCTAAAATTGATTCTGAGAAACTGGATGAAGAATTTAGTAAACTCTTCGACTCCGATCAGAGTGACAATCAGAATTTCACAAGACTTGAAAAGATGTTTTTATTAAGTCTAAAAGCTTTGGTGGACAGAAATCCAATCTCAGATGAAACGGCTTTTATTCTTTCAACAACAAAAGGAAATATAAGTTTATTAAAAAACGAAAGCACTTTACCGGAAGGTGTTTACCTTTCAAATTTAGCTCAAAAACTGGCTGATTTTTTTGGATTTAAAACAAAACCGATTGTGGTTTCCAACGCCTGTGTTTCCGGAGTAATGGCGATTTCTGTGGCGAAAAATATGATTCAGGCAGGAAAATACAAAGACGCTTTTGTGGTTGCCGGAGACGAGATTACTGAATTTGTAATTTCAGGTTTTAATTCTTTTCAGGCGATTGGAAGTGAGCCTTGCAAACCGTACGATAAAAACCGTAATGGAATTAATTTGGGAGAAGCGACCGCTATAGCTTACATCACTTCTACCCCATCAGCGAATGAAAAATTTAAGTTTAAAATTCTGGGCGACTCAGCAATTAATGATGCCAACCATATTTCCGGACCATCGAGAACCGGCGACGGATTATTTGCGAGCGTTCAAAATGCAATGAAAGAAGCAAAAGTTTCATCCGAACAAATCGATTTTATTTCCGCTCACGGAACGGCAACCCTTTACAACGACGAGATGGAAGCCATCGCCTTCAACCGAATGGATTTGCAAAATGTTCCTCTCAACAGTATGAAAGGATATTACGGACATTGTTTAGGCGCATCAGGTTTGCTGGAAAGTATTATTTCAATGGAATCTGCTTTGAACAATATTTTAATTCCGTCCAAAAACTTTGAAGAAATGGGCGTTTCGAAAGATTTGAATATTATCAAAGAAAATCAGTCGGCAGAAATCAAATATATCTTGAAAACGGCTTCTGGTTTTGGCGGGTGCAATGCGGCGATAGTATTAGAAATTGAATCTTTATAAAAAGTTTATTTCTAAATCATTAACTATTACAAAATTCTTATATTTTATGTTAAGGAAAATTCTATTTTTAATGGGGTTATACAAACTTTTGAATATATTTGTCTATAATAAAAATTTCTATGAATTCTAAAATTTTCACATTTTTGTTATTGGCTTTTATTGTCTTTTTCAATAATTCGTGTTCAAATGGAGATGAAGTACAAACAACTCCAACCAATACTAGTTTGCAGAATCCTACTCAGAATTCCAATAAAATATTGAAATTTATTAAATCTACTGATAATAATCCTACACATTACTTTCAAAATTCTAATGGCAAAATAGTTTTATGGAATACTAGTTACAATAACAATTACAATGCGACTATACACTCGGTAACCTATAACTCAATGGGTAAAATTGATAAAATATCAATTTCTAATTCCTCCTCTATTAATTATTATGAAGCACAATTTAAATATAACAACAATTTGCTTTCAGAAATTGTATATCTACACAAAGATACAAATGGCAATTTCTTGCTAAACACAAGTTACACTGTTCAGTATAAAAATTCTAAAATATATCGTCTTATCAGAACCACTTATAATACACCACAAGATTATATAAACGACACTCTAAATAACTGTAATATAACGGAATTAGAATTTTCTGGTGAAAACGTAACAAAAGCAACTTTTATTACAGGACAATATAGTAAAGCTACAGGAGTGATTAATGCTGAATCTTATGCATACTTTACAAGATTATATACTTACAATAATTCGATAATTAACCCTTATTCTACATTTCCGATAGAATTCCAAGCCTACTTAGCACACTTAAGTCTTGAAAATAGCGAGTATAGTGTCGATTATTTTTCAAAAAATGCAAAAAATGGCTTAACAACTTATGTACTACAGTCATTATTTTCAAATTATTATTTTAATTACGAAACTGATATAAGTTTAAATGGATTGCCAAATAAAATTGGCTCAAGTAATGGAAATTTTGGAAGCAAAGCAACTTTTGAATATGATTCTTTTTAAGATTTAAAAATTATAAATTTATTTAAAATTCGATTAGTATTAAGTTTTTTTATTGATATTAAAAAACTTAAAAATATCACTTTGATACTACTTCTTTTTATAATTTGCTGAAGGGGATGAAGCACCATAGCCACAATATGGAGATTTACACATAACCTACTCTAAACATAAAATTGAAACAGTTTAGTGTGGTGGTTTACCGTCATTCCGGACTAAAAAAAACTTTTTTTTGTTTAGTAGAATTGAGAATAATAGAAATTGAGAATTTTTGTTATTTTACAAAAGAAGATAATCATTTTTAATGTTTTAAAACCCAGTGTTAATTTACATGTAAAGAAGCTAAAGAAATAAAAACATGGAGTGTTGAGAAAAGAAGCTAAACTATGAAAATTCATCTACATTCTTGTAAGTTATTTATTAGATGATAAATCTCATTTATTAAAATAAAATCTTCTAGTCTATAGCCTTGAAAATTAACCCTTCAAAAATCAATATTGACATACTGCCTAATAGATACACCAGTAAATGAAAAAACTTCACGTTTGCACTATTGAAAATGCTCAGATTATTCTTAATCATAAAATCATTTTCGAATCGGAATTATCTTCTTTCTCAGACTTTGCTAAAGAAGCATATAAAAATTTAGAACTTAATTATCCGAAATTTCATAAAATGGATAATCTCAGCAAACTTGCATTTCTAGCTTCCGAAATGATTCTGAAAAATGACAACCACAGCAAAACAGCTTTGGTTTTCGCCAACAAATCCTCAAGCCTCGATACCGATTTTAAATATCAGGAAAGCATCAATTCTCAGGAAAATTATTTCCCGAGTCCTGCTGTTTTTGTGTACACTTTGCCGAATATTTGTGTTGGCGAAATTAGCATTAAACATAAAATGCAGACCGAAAATGCGTTTTTCGTATTGGATGAATTCGATGAAGAATTTTTGAATTCATACGTGGCACAGATTCTGCAATCAGGGAAAGCTGAAAAAGTTTTATGTGGCTGGGTCGAACTGTATCAGGAAAGTTACAAAGCTTTTGTATATTTGCTGACTTTGTAATATAACAATTTAACAATGTAAAAGTTTATCAATAATTAAACACCTTAAACATAATTGGTAAATTGCTAAACTTATACATTGGTACATTATAAATGAAATTTATTTATGGAAGATTTAAAATTAGAATTAAAAAACAAAATCATAGAAGTTCTTAATCTTGAGGATGTTGCAGTAGAAGAAATCAAAGATACAGACCCACTTTTCGGTGGCGGTCTTGGTTTGGATTCTATCGACGCGCTGGAATTAATCGTACTTCTCGATAAAGACTACGGAATCAAATTATCTGACCCGAAAAAAGGGAAAGAAATCTTCCAGTCCATCGAAGTGATGGCAAAATACATCGAAGAAAACAGAACAAAATAATTCTTTTTATTTTGAACACTAAGTTCTCTAAGTCATTGTTAAAAAATTGAAAATATTTTTCGTTCTCAACGGCTCTTTGCTCAGCAACGAACACCAATTGTATTTTCTTGGCTGAGTGAAACGCCTTTGCGGACTTAAAAACAGAATTATTATAAAAAATCTTTGCGCTCTTTGCGTTAAAAAGAATTCAAATCAATGAGTCAAAAAATTGCCATTACAGGAATGGGCATCATTTCCTCCATTGGTAACAATGTTGAGGAAAATTTTATTTCGCTGACGACCGGAAAACACGGCATTTCAGACATCGAATTGTTTGAAACACGCCACGCCGGAAGCATCAAAACAGGCGAGATAAAATTGTCTAATGAAGAGCTTGCACAGAAACTTCAGCTACTTGAAGACAACAATTTAACAAGAACTGCTTTGTTGGGAATGGTCGCTGCAAAAGAAGCTGTAGAAAGTGCCGGAATTTCGGATATCAACGAATATAAAACCGGACTCATCTCCTCCACAAGCGTGGGCGGAATGGATATCACCGAAAAATATTTCTACACCTACGAAGATTTCCCTGAAAAACAAAAATATATTGATTCACACGATGCCGGAAATTCATCTTTGGCAATTGCAGAACTGTTGGGTCTGAAAGGAATGGTTTCTACCATCAGCACAGCCTGTTCGTCTGCAGCCAATGCGATTATGATAGGCGCAAAACTTATCAAAAACGGCGTTCTGGACCGTGTGATTGTTGGCGGAACAGATTCGCTTTCGAAGTTTACTTTGAATGGATTTAATACGCTGATGATTCTCACCGATTCTTACAACACGCCTTTTGACAACGACAGAAAAGGTCTAAACTTAGGCGAAGCAGCCGCTTTCCTAGTTTTGGAATCTGATGAAGTTGTAAAAAAAGAAAATAAAAAAGTACTCGCCTATCTTTCAGGTTACGGAAACGCCAACGATGCGCACCACCAAACCGCTTCTTCGGAAAACGGACAAGGTGCTTACTTGGCAATGGAAAAAGCATTGAAAGTTTCAGGTTTAAATAAAGAAAACATTGATTACATCAACGTTCACGGAACTGCAACTCCGAATAATGACTTGTCTGAAGGCATTGCAATGATTCGGATTTTTGGCGAAAATCAGGTTCCGGAATTCAGTTCAACGAAAGCGTTCACAGGTCATACTTTGGCAGCTGCGGCTGGAATTGAGGCGGTTTACTCGATTTTAGCAATGCGGAACAATGTGATTTTTCCAAATTTAAATTTCAAAACTAAAATGGAAGAATTTGATTTGACGCCGGTTACCGAACTGAAAGAGAAAAACATCAATCACGTACTTTCCAATTCATTTGGATTTGGAGGAAACTGTTCAACTTTAATTTTTTCTAAATAATGAGTGCAGTTTACATCAACAGTGCTGCCTGCATCTCGGTTCAGGACACTTTAAACGAAAACTTTTTTGACAATTTAAAGCCTGAAAATTCTGTTCAGGTTTTAAAAGCGATTGAGCCGAATTACAAAGAATTCATTCCGCCAGCAATGAGCAGAAGAATGTCTAAAACGGTAAAAATGAGTTCAGTAGCTTCCACAAAAGCTTTACAGGAAGCTGGAATCGAAAAACCCGATGCCATCATCGTCGGAACAGGAATGGGTTGCTCTCAGGATTCTGAAAAGTTTTTAAAAAATGTTCTTGAAAATAATGAAGAATTTCTAACCCCAACGTTTTTTATTCAATCTACGCACAATACGGTTGCCGGACAAATTGCTTTGGGATTGCAGTGTCACGGCTATAATTTCACTTATGTCAACTGTTCTTCGTCGCTGGAATTCTCAATGCTGGATGCAAAACTTCAGATTTTGGATGGCGAAGCAGATAATGTTTTGGTGGGTTCAACAGATGAACAAACCGACAGAACAATGGAATTGTTCAAGCTGAATGATTCGATTAAAAAAGAAAAAAATCTTCCTGTTGATTATTTAAATTCGACAACTGAAGGCGTGATTTGGGGCGAAGGTTCGAGCTTTTTCGTTTTAGGAAAAGATAAGACGGAAACTTCTTATGCACAATTAAAAGATATTCAAATTATTAACTCATTAAAATTAAATGAAACTCAACAATTCATCGAAGATTTTTTAGTTAAAAATAATTTGAAAAACCAAGATATTGAAGCTGTGATTTTAGGTTTCAGCGGAGATTCTGAATCGGATGTTTGTTATAAAAATGCTTCAGAATTATTTCCAAGTTCATCTTTATTGTATTACAAACATTTGAGTGGAGAATTCAATACAGCGAGTGGTTTTTCAACTTTTATGGCTTGTCAGATTCTTAAAAATCAAGTGATTCCTGAAGTGATGTTGATTAATGATCTGAAAAAAGAAAGCATTAAAAATGTGCTTTTGTATAATCATTTGAAAGGAAGCGACCATAGTTTGGTTTTGTTGGAGAAAGCTTAATTTACTAGATTATTTTGTGTGAAAATAATCAGAGTCTTTGTCATTCAGAGCGAAACGAAGTGGAGCGTGGAATCTAAGCAAATTTAAGACACTGTCGAGATTCCTACGGAATGACAAACAGATTGTTAAAGTTTAACTCCAAAAACAATAAAGATGAAACATTATCCATTTATTATTTTTTATCTTTTCTTGAATTTCTTTATTTACGCATTTCAAGGAACAATTTGGGTTTATATTTTCTGTTTCATACTCTTTTCTGCGGTTGTCATTTGGGGTTCTTTTGATATTCAATTAGGCTATTTTGTCAACAGTTTTACCCATAAACGAACAAAAAATAATGAAGTTGCTTTAACTTTCGATGACGGACCGACAGAATTTACACCGAAGTTTTTAGATATTTTAAAAGAGAATAACATCAAAGCTACCTTTTTCTGCATCGGAAAACAGATTGAAAAATACCCAGAAACGTTCCAAAGAATTATTACGGAAGGTCATACAATTGGAAATCACACTTTTTCACATTCAAATAACACCGGATTTTTATCAACTACTAAAATGATTGAAGAAATTGAAAAATGTGATGAAATAATTTTCAAAACAGGAAATATTACAACTAACCTTTACCGCCCACCTTTCGGAGTAACTAATCCGAATATTGCGAAAGCAATCAAGAAAACACAGAAAAAAAGTATCGGTTGGAATGTTCGTTCTTTGGACACTGTGATTACGGACGAGAAGAAAATTTTAAGGAAAGTAACAAAAGGTTTGAAAAAAGACAGTATCATTCTGCTTCACGATACTTCGGAAAAAACGTACAATGTTTTGGTCGAATTATTGTTATTTTTGGAGCGTCAAAAGTATTCAACTTTCACTATTGATTCAATATTTAAATCTAAAAATAATGTTTAAAAATATAGCTTTCATAGCACTTTTATTAATTTCAACTTTTGTTTTTGCACAGAACACAGCAATGACGAGCGCTGAATCTAAAGCATTCGTGACAAAAATTTCTGCTGAAACCAAAGAAATTAAAACTTTGCAAAGTGATTTTGTTCAGACAAAAAAAATGGATTTTTTAGATAAAAATATTGTCACACAAGGTAGGCTGTCTTTGAAATCTCCAAATATTTTAAGTTGGAAATACACAAAACCTTATCAATACAGCATTATTTTTAAGGAAAATAAAATCTTCATCAACGATCAGGGTAAAAAATCTTCGGTTGATGCCAAAAGCAAAACCTTTGAAAAAATCAATAAACTGATTGTCGGAAGTTCGAACGGAAAAATGTTCAACGATCCGGAATTTTCTGTGGTTTATTTGAAAAATTCAAGTACAAATATTGCTAAATTTACTCCAAAATCTGCTCAATTGTTGAAATACATCAAACAAATCGAACTTCATTTTCCTAAAAATCAATCGACAGTTTCTCAAGTTAATATGACTGAAGCTTCCGGCGATACAACGAATATTGTTTTCAAAAACACCAAAATCAATGCGCCGATTCCTGCTGCTGAGTTTTCTTTATAGTTCGTTTTTTTTGCTTTTGGTTTCTTGTAAATCTTATCAGCTAAAAGACGTAAAATCGGTTTCAAATACAGAAAAAACGGTTGAAAATCTTTACTTTTCATCAAAAGAAGATTACGTGTATAAATGTCAGATGGATATTTATAAAAATCACATCAGTGGAATTTTAATTATTAAAAAAATCTCTGATACCACACATCGAGTTGTAATGACTTCTGATTTTGGGAATAAAATGATTGATTTTGAAATTTCGGAAAGTGATTTTAAGCTCAACTATGTTTTGGCAGATTTAGACAAAAAAATGGTTATTAATTTTCTGAAAAATGATTTTCAGGAATTATTACGACAGAAATATCCTGTTGCTGAAAGTTTTGAAAATGAAAACTTTAGTATTTTTCGATCAGAACTAGATAAAAAAAATTATTACCTGTCTTTCAATAAAGAAAATTCTCTTCTAACAAAAATTGTTTACACAAAGAATAATAAGGAGAAAATCAATTTTAGTTTTGAAGCTAAAAAACCTACTTTTGCAGAGATGATTAATCTTGAACATAAAGATTTCAAAATCAATATTAAACTATTTCAAATTACCGAAACTGAATAAATATGCAAACGATTCTTACTGACTTTTATACGTTGGAAACTCAGGAAAAAACAGAAAGCGGAAGTTTTATCGCAAATATCAAATTAAATCAGGCTCACGATATTTTTAACGGGCATTTTCCTGGAAATCCGGTAACTCCTGGAGTTTGTATGATGCAGATTGTGAAAGAGCTTACTGAAGAATTTACAGGGAAAAAACTATTTCTAAAATCTGCTTCTAATGTAAAATTTATGGCGATTATCAATCCTTTCGAAACGCCTTATCTTAGGATACAGCTTGATATTAACGAAGGTGAAAATGAAGTGAAGGTAAAAAACATAACTTCCTTTGGCGAGACTATTGCATTGAAAATGTCAGTTAATTATACAAAAATATAGCATGAAACTGATATTATCTTTTTTCGCTGGACTATTTTTCTTTTTTCAGTCTTCTGATTTAGAAGTTTTGAGAAATGCTTATTCTAAAGCAAATTCATCAAATGAAGGTGCAAAAAACTTCATTGAAATTGCGGAGAAAAACTCTGCTTCTGATCCGTTGACTAAAGGATACAAAGCTGCTGCAGAAATTCTTGAAGCCAAAGTAACTACAGAAAAAAACAAAAGAAAATCTTTCGTGAAATCTGGTGCTACAGAATTAGAAAGTGTGATAAAATCTAATCCCAATAATGTCGAACTGAGATTGATCAGAATGAGCGTTCAGGAAAACATTCCGAAAATTGTGGGTTACTCTAAAAATCTTAAAGAAGATAAAATGTTCATCATCGACAATTATAGCAGACAAAATCCTGCTCTGAAAACTTATATTAGAAAATTTGCATCGCAGTCTAAAACAATGAATGCAGCAGAAAAAAATTCTTTAAGATAATCAAATGACTCTTTCTGAAGTACAGAATGCAATTGACGAGAGGAAAATCTGCGTTTTAATTCCTACCTATAACAACGAAAAGACACTTCAAAGAGTGATTGACGGCGTTTTAGAATACACGCAAAACATCATTGTTGTCAACGACGGTTCTACAGATTCTACTTCAGAAATTCTAAAAACTTATTCTCAACTTACCATTCTCAATTTACCTGAAAATAAAGGGAAAGGAAATGGTTTAAAAATCGGTTTCAGAAAAGCAAAAGAATTAGGTTACCATCACGCCATCACGATTGATTCAGACGGACAGCATTATCCAAACGATATTCCCGTTTTTGTAGAAGCATTATTGAATGAAAATCAAGATGTTTTATTAATTGGAAACCGAAATATGTCACAAGACGGAATTCCTAAGAAAAGCAGTTTCGGAAATCGTTTTTCTAATTTCTGGTTCTGGTTCGAAACCGGAATTAAACTGGAAGACACACAATCTGGTTACCGCTTATATCCTTTGCATAAAATTCCAAAAAAATATTTCACTCCAAAATTTGAATTTGAAATTGAAATCATTGTACGGACAGCCTGGAGACATATTCCTGTAAAAAATATCCCGATAAAAGTTCTGTATGACCCTGCAGAAAGGGTTTCTCACTTCAGACCGTTCAAAGATTTTACGAGAATCAGTATTTTAAATACAATTTTGGTGGTGATTACTCTTTTGTATATTATTCCCCGAAATTTCATCAATAATTTCAGAAAAAAAAGTTTCAAGAAATTTATCAGAGAAGATGTCTTAGAAAGTGACGGAAGTAATCGCACCAAAGCATTTTCTATTGCGCTCGGTGTTTTCGTAGGGTTCTCTCCTTTTTGGGGATTTCACACACTGCTTGTCATTTCTTTATCGGTTTTATTCAAACTCAATAAAGTTCTGGCTTTTGTAGCTTCAAACGTGAGTTTGCCGCCGTTTATTCCATTTATCATTGTGTCATCACTTTATTTGGGAGCACCATTTGTAGCGGGAGATAGCGATATTTTTCGTCAGGAATGGAATTTCGATTTAGTGAAAAATAATGTTTTACAATACGTGATTGGAAGTCTTATCCTGGCAACTTCAATGTCACTAATTTCCGGAATCGCAACGTTTTTATTTCTGAATAAAGTAACTCCTGAGAATAATTAAGCTTAAAATTACTTCAACTTTCTACTAGTTTTCTTTAAATATTTTTTAATGTTTTCTCTGTCCGGAACCGTTGTAATTTCTTTTGTCAATGCTTTTTCAAATTCAATATTTGCTTTAGAATACAGTTTATGATCAAAATAATATTTGCCCACTTGGAAGTAAACCAACCAAAAATCCGGGTTTAAAGACTGATAATATTCAATAAATTCTTCTGAAAGTATTTTATCTTCGTCTTCAAATTGAGATCCCAGTTTTTTAAATTCTTCATAATTCTTAAATTCCTGAGAATCTGTAAAAGAATCTTTACGAATATTGAAACTTGATTTAGCAAACTCACCACTTTTCAATCTTTTATCAGAAAAAATTTCGTTCAGATCATAACATACAAATTCTCCTAGCTGATAAGGATTGGAAGAAACCCAAACCATTTTTTTTTCGGGCGAAAAAATAACCGCGTGATGAGCTAAAAGTTGATTTATAGCCTTTTCATTTCCGTAACCAATACTTTTATCTTTTAAACCAGATTTATCTCTTAAAATAGAAGCCATTTTCTCAGGATTCAGTTTTGGGTTTTCCTGCAAAAGCTCTTGAAGTTTTTCATAGCGATATTCTGAATGACTTTCTACTATATGTTTTTGATTTCTTTTATCATCTTTAAAACTATCTGACTGAAAATGATTAGTGCAAAAAAGTTTATTAGAATTCTGAACTTCATAAACACCGAGGTTTTTAGGTGAAACTTCAATAATCACTGCTTTTTTATCATTTGCGCTTCCAACCAAAATAGATTCTGACACAAAAACCGTTCGTTTTCTTGCAATGGCAATCGCCTCATCAATATTTTTAGCATATTGCAAAATCTCTCTCGTCACCAGAGAAATTGGTGTTTTTGCTGTTAATGGAATTTTAGATTTTCCCGCATTGATTGTCACCGTAATTCCTTCTTTATTCATTCCGGAAACTACACCAATCATTCCGGGCCAACTTACAGACATGTACGAAATTCCTACTTCTGGCTCAACAAATTCGATCAGTTTATTTTTAGCAAAATTTTCCCCCACAGAAAAATCAAAATTTCTACCGATCAACAAATCTCCGTCTTCTGTATTTTCGTTCCAAACAGCCAGTGACGTACAGCCCACTACCATTAAATCCTGCATAGCATGACCGATATCGTGTGCGCCGTGCAGATAGATTGCTCTTCTGAATTTTGGAGCTATAAAATCATATTTATCCGCTGAATATTGGGATAAGCCATACAATTCAGCTTGAAAATCTTCTCTTACATTGAGATACATTTTTCGGTTGTACCATTTTAGGAAACCTCTCAACAATTTTTGCTTAAATTTCGACGGAACAAAACCTTCTACTTTTGAAAAGAAAATTTCTTCCTGATGTTGCATTAAATTCTGCGTTAAAGCACCATTATTGTAACCCAACTGCAAAGGATTACCTTTAATATACAATTCCCAGAGCTGCTGCTTATTTTTGGTTAAATAATTTTGATTAAAACTAAAAGTGGAATCATTGATCGTCTTCACTTTCGGTATTTCTAAAGAATATTGTTTTACATCAGGAATGTGTTTGACAGACTTTCTTGTCCCACACGAAATAAGATTTAAAACCAGAAAAATAAAAAATAAAGATTTACTTTTCATGGGCTTGATTTAAAATTTTCGATAAGCGCTCATCAATTAATTCTTTACCTAAAATTTCAGCACAGGTATTGAATGCTCCAATTGTACAGCCTAAAATTCCGTGCATGTTAACTGATTGGCCTGTGAGGAAAAGGTTTTCAATCTTTGTGCGTGGCGAAACCATCGTTTTCAAAGGGTTTTCTGAACTTTTGATATAACCGTACATATTTCCTTCAAAACTTCCGATATAATCCCGATAAGACAAAGGTGAAGACGTATAAATATTTTTAATTGAGTTTCTTAAATTCGGAATCTTCTTTTCCAAAGCATCAATCATTTTTTCTGTTTTTTCCAGCTTGAATTTTTCGTATTGCTTTCCTCTTTCATTTTCTTCAACAACAGTATTTACGGTAGTTTCCCAAACTTTCACCTCATCAAAATTCATATAAGAAATGGCAGTTAAGCTTTCTGCAAATTCAGGATGATGTTTTGCAGGCGTGGAAGAAAGCATATAGGTTTCCGGCCACGATTTCTTATCGTAACGATAGGCATTCCATACTGCTTCTTCGGTCGAATAATGATAAAGATTATAATTAAAATTTGAAATTGTCTGAGGTTTTAAAACCAAATAAACGCTAAAACACGACGAAACAGGTTCCCAGCTTAACACTCTGTTTAAGAAAGATTTCTTCAGTCTTTCTTCACCAATTAATTTAGTTAAAGAGCGAATTTCAATATTCGAAACAAACTTTTTAGCGAAATATTCTTTGCCTGATTTCGTTTTTACAGAACTTAAAACATTATTTTCATTAAAAATAATTTCAGCCACTTCTGAATGCTTGTGAATATCTGCTCCGTATTCTCTCAATTTACGGATTAAAAGTTTAGAAATCTGACTTCCTCCTTTCACGCATTTGTACGCACTTTGAATGTAAGAATTCACCGTTAAGGCGTGAACATAAAACGGAACATTTTCAGAATCTCCTGCATATAAAAAATTAGAGCCTAATAAAACGGATTGCAGTTTTTTATTCTGAGTAATGGATTCGATGAATCTTTTGGTATTTAAATGGAGAATTTCTTCGCTATAACTATCTTTTCCTACAATATTATATCTCGGAAAATGATTG contains:
- a CDS encoding beta-ketoacyl synthase, producing MSQKIAITGMGIISSIGNNVEENFISLTTGKHGISDIELFETRHAGSIKTGEIKLSNEELAQKLQLLEDNNLTRTALLGMVAAKEAVESAGISDINEYKTGLISSTSVGGMDITEKYFYTYEDFPEKQKYIDSHDAGNSSLAIAELLGLKGMVSTISTACSSAANAIMIGAKLIKNGVLDRVIVGGTDSLSKFTLNGFNTLMILTDSYNTPFDNDRKGLNLGEAAAFLVLESDEVVKKENKKVLAYLSGYGNANDAHHQTASSENGQGAYLAMEKALKVSGLNKENIDYINVHGTATPNNDLSEGIAMIRIFGENQVPEFSSTKAFTGHTLAAAAGIEAVYSILAMRNNVIFPNLNFKTKMEEFDLTPVTELKEKNINHVLSNSFGFGGNCSTLIFSK
- a CDS encoding phosphopantetheine-binding protein, which gives rise to MEDLKLELKNKIIEVLNLEDVAVEEIKDTDPLFGGGLGLDSIDALELIVLLDKDYGIKLSDPKKGKEIFQSIEVMAKYIEENRTK
- a CDS encoding 3-hydroxyacyl-ACP dehydratase, whose amino-acid sequence is MQTILTDFYTLETQEKTESGSFIANIKLNQAHDIFNGHFPGNPVTPGVCMMQIVKELTEEFTGKKLFLKSASNVKFMAIINPFETPYLRIQLDINEGENEVKVKNITSFGETIALKMSVNYTKI
- a CDS encoding 3-oxoacyl-ACP synthase, producing MKKLHVCTIENAQIILNHKIIFESELSSFSDFAKEAYKNLELNYPKFHKMDNLSKLAFLASEMILKNDNHSKTALVFANKSSSLDTDFKYQESINSQENYFPSPAVFVYTLPNICVGEISIKHKMQTENAFFVLDEFDEEFLNSYVAQILQSGKAEKVLCGWVELYQESYKAFVYLLTL
- a CDS encoding outer membrane lipoprotein carrier protein LolA; this translates as MFKNIAFIALLLISTFVFAQNTAMTSAESKAFVTKISAETKEIKTLQSDFVQTKKMDFLDKNIVTQGRLSLKSPNILSWKYTKPYQYSIIFKENKIFINDQGKKSSVDAKSKTFEKINKLIVGSSNGKMFNDPEFSVVYLKNSSTNIAKFTPKSAQLLKYIKQIELHFPKNQSTVSQVNMTEASGDTTNIVFKNTKINAPIPAAEFSL
- a CDS encoding DUF2062 domain-containing protein — translated: MTLSEVQNAIDERKICVLIPTYNNEKTLQRVIDGVLEYTQNIIVVNDGSTDSTSEILKTYSQLTILNLPENKGKGNGLKIGFRKAKELGYHHAITIDSDGQHYPNDIPVFVEALLNENQDVLLIGNRNMSQDGIPKKSSFGNRFSNFWFWFETGIKLEDTQSGYRLYPLHKIPKKYFTPKFEFEIEIIVRTAWRHIPVKNIPIKVLYDPAERVSHFRPFKDFTRISILNTILVVITLLYIIPRNFINNFRKKSFKKFIREDVLESDGSNRTKAFSIALGVFVGFSPFWGFHTLLVISLSVLFKLNKVLAFVASNVSLPPFIPFIIVSSLYLGAPFVAGDSDIFRQEWNFDLVKNNVLQYVIGSLILATSMSLISGIATFLFLNKVTPENN
- a CDS encoding beta-ketoacyl synthase N-terminal-like domain-containing protein; protein product: MSAVYINSAACISVQDTLNENFFDNLKPENSVQVLKAIEPNYKEFIPPAMSRRMSKTVKMSSVASTKALQEAGIEKPDAIIVGTGMGCSQDSEKFLKNVLENNEEFLTPTFFIQSTHNTVAGQIALGLQCHGYNFTYVNCSSSLEFSMLDAKLQILDGEADNVLVGSTDEQTDRTMELFKLNDSIKKEKNLPVDYLNSTTEGVIWGEGSSFFVLGKDKTETSYAQLKDIQIINSLKLNETQQFIEDFLVKNNLKNQDIEAVILGFSGDSESDVCYKNASELFPSSSLLYYKHLSGEFNTASGFSTFMACQILKNQVIPEVMLINDLKKESIKNVLLYNHLKGSDHSLVLLEKA
- a CDS encoding polysaccharide deacetylase family protein; this encodes MKHYPFIIFYLFLNFFIYAFQGTIWVYIFCFILFSAVVIWGSFDIQLGYFVNSFTHKRTKNNEVALTFDDGPTEFTPKFLDILKENNIKATFFCIGKQIEKYPETFQRIITEGHTIGNHTFSHSNNTGFLSTTKMIEEIEKCDEIIFKTGNITTNLYRPPFGVTNPNIAKAIKKTQKKSIGWNVRSLDTVITDEKKILRKVTKGLKKDSIILLHDTSEKTYNVLVELLLFLERQKYSTFTIDSIFKSKNNV
- a CDS encoding beta-ketoacyl synthase N-terminal-like domain-containing protein; this translates as MNKEIYITDYNCVTPLGFDVESNWNALLEGKSGVALHKIIENQEAFFVSKIDSEKLDEEFSKLFDSDQSDNQNFTRLEKMFLLSLKALVDRNPISDETAFILSTTKGNISLLKNESTLPEGVYLSNLAQKLADFFGFKTKPIVVSNACVSGVMAISVAKNMIQAGKYKDAFVVAGDEITEFVISGFNSFQAIGSEPCKPYDKNRNGINLGEATAIAYITSTPSANEKFKFKILGDSAINDANHISGPSRTGDGLFASVQNAMKEAKVSSEQIDFISAHGTATLYNDEMEAIAFNRMDLQNVPLNSMKGYYGHCLGASGLLESIISMESALNNILIPSKNFEEMGVSKDLNIIKENQSAEIKYILKTASGFGGCNAAIVLEIESL